ACTTTTTGCTCAAGAGGCAAAGATTGTACATATTTGATAATCTGGCTTGTAGATCCGACAAAATCGGCTACTTCACACACACTTGGATCGCACTCTGGATGCACCGCTATTTTAATGCCAGGATACTTTTTTCTAAAAAACTCGACATCTTTGAGGGTAAAGAGCTGATGCACTGAGCAAAAACCGTTATAGCAGATAATATCAGCTTGGGCTATCTCTTGCGGCTTATCAATCCCTATTACTGCACTCTTAAGCCCCATTTTTCGCGCAACATTTTGCCCTAAGCAGCGATCAGGTACAAATAAAATCTTCTTTTTGCTCTCCATAGCCTTTTGGATAATACTCACAGCACTACTGCTCGTACATACAGCACCACCCATCTGTCCTACTTTTGCTTTTACTTCAGCGCCGCTATTGATATATGTTATAGGTAAAATATCCTCTTTTGGTATGCCAGCTTCTACCATCGCTGCTACCGACTCATCAAAATAGGTACTATCTATCATTCTTGCCATGGCACAACATGCAATTTTTGGCATTGCAACTCTTTTTTGAGGAGCCAATATCTTGACACTTTGCCCCATAAATCCTACACCACAAAAGAGGACCCACTCGCTATCGCTCTCTTTTGCCCTCTTTGCAAGTTCTAAACTATCACCAGTAATGTCTGCAATCTCATAAACCTCATCTTTTTGATAGTAGTGCGCCACAATTGTGACGGAGAGTTCGTTCTTTAGCTCTTCAATACTCTTTTTCAACGCTTCGATACTACTCAATAAGACTCCTTTAGGCTAACGTTATGTAATTTTAGCTAAAATTGATTAAAAATTTTTATCACAAAGGGAGTGAATGGATTTTTTAACAAATCCAAATGTGCTTTTTTATATTGCTGCATATTTGATTGGAGGCATACCTTTTGGCTATATATTAGCAAAGATTTTTGCTAAAGTAGATATCAAAAAGAGTGGTTCGCATAGCATTGGGGCTACAAATGTATTGCGTGTAGTCAAGCAAAAAGATGAAAAACTTGCTAAAAAACTGGCAATCGCCACTGTAGTTTTTGATGCACTCAAAGGTGCTGTATTAGTTCTCATTGCAAAATTTTTGGGTTTTCCTCCTGCAGTTTGGTGGATGGTTGGGATTATGACAGTGCTTGGTCACTGCTATAGCATCTTTTTGCGCTTTGAAGGGGGCAAAGGCGTTGCTACTGGCATGGGTGTTTTGCTGGTATTGTTGCCTATAGAGACGCTCATTGGCATTGTAGTCTGGGCACTTGTAGCTAAAACAACAAAGATATCCTCTTTAGCTTCACTGAGCGGACTTATTGCAGTGATAGTTGCAAGTTTTATTATCCACCCTGAACTTCCTCATGTCAAGTCACATGCACCCTTACTACTCTTAGCTTTCATTATTGTTTATAAGCACTTACCAAATATCGTACGCCTTATCCAAGGCAAAGAGGGCAAGGTGGCAACTTGATGGAGTTTCGCATCGATCTGCGCGATCTTGAATTCTATGCAATTATAGGTATCTTGCCCCAAGAGCGCAAAATGCAGCAAAAGATCATCGTCGATCTTTGGCTTACCTATGAATATGCACAAGGTTTTGTCGATTATGCAAAGGTAGCAGATCTTATTAAAAAGCATATGCAAAAAGAGCAATTCGAGCTTCTTGAAGATGCACTCATTTCATGTGCAAATCTTATAAAAGAGTCTTTTCCCCAGATAAAAAACCTCTCAATCGCCATAAAAAAACCGCAAATTCTGCATAACGCAACTCCCAGCGTATCGCTTTTTCTTAAATTTGAATAAAAATTTTTTTAAAAAAAGCTAAAAATTTGTTTAAATCTAGTTGAAATTGTGCTATAAT
The Nitratiruptor tergarcus DSM 16512 genome window above contains:
- a CDS encoding dihydroneopterin aldolase; the protein is MEFRIDLRDLEFYAIIGILPQERKMQQKIIVDLWLTYEYAQGFVDYAKVADLIKKHMQKEQFELLEDALISCANLIKESFPQIKNLSIAIKKPQILHNATPSVSLFLKFE
- the plsY gene encoding glycerol-3-phosphate 1-O-acyltransferase PlsY, coding for MDFLTNPNVLFYIAAYLIGGIPFGYILAKIFAKVDIKKSGSHSIGATNVLRVVKQKDEKLAKKLAIATVVFDALKGAVLVLIAKFLGFPPAVWWMVGIMTVLGHCYSIFLRFEGGKGVATGMGVLLVLLPIETLIGIVVWALVAKTTKISSLASLSGLIAVIVASFIIHPELPHVKSHAPLLLLAFIIVYKHLPNIVRLIQGKEGKVAT
- the nadA gene encoding quinolinate synthase NadA; amino-acid sequence: MSSIEALKKSIEELKNELSVTIVAHYYQKDEVYEIADITGDSLELAKRAKESDSEWVLFCGVGFMGQSVKILAPQKRVAMPKIACCAMARMIDSTYFDESVAAMVEAGIPKEDILPITYINSGAEVKAKVGQMGGAVCTSSSAVSIIQKAMESKKKILFVPDRCLGQNVARKMGLKSAVIGIDKPQEIAQADIICYNGFCSVHQLFTLKDVEFFRKKYPGIKIAVHPECDPSVCEVADFVGSTSQIIKYVQSLPLEQKVAVGTEYNLVHRLRSKNTYVLSSTKPECPTMNETTLEDVYNTLLEIQKGNPINEIHVDEETIHWAKVALERMFAYLEA